The stretch of DNA TTCGTCATACTTGCCCCATATCGGCACCGCACGGCTCGATGCGACACTTACGGTGACCCTGTTGTTATTCGGCGCCTTGGGTTCGTACCTGGGATCGCGGTTGACCAGTCTCTATGTGCCCTCGATCCGCATCAAACAGTTGTTCGGAGTACTGATCGTCCTGGTCACACTCTATAAGCTCTCGACCCTGCCGGGCTATAGCCTTCACGGCGTGTACGACAAGCTATCGTCGATTTGGCATTGCCTGGCGGTCTGCCTGCAATGATCCGGCAAAAGCCTTGCTGTCGCATCGTTCTGGTACTGAGTCTTCTCACTAGCCCCATCCCGGGCTGCGCAGCGTCTCGTGACGGCCCCACTGACAATACCCCGGACTGGTTCTACCCTGTCTGGGCCGCGCAGGCCATGTACAATCAAGCCATCCGGGTCCGCGACACGGACAGTGCCCTGGGCCGCTACTCGCTCAAGACCAAGGAGATCGGGCTTAAAGACTTGGCCCGCATGCACGGCCATCTGTGCGATGGGCTGGTGATCGCCTTCGTCGAGATCAAGGCAGTGTTCGAAAGGCTGTTTCCGGAGGGCGTCGTGGACCGTACTGACCTTCGGGCGGTATCCAAGAACGGCCCCTGCTGGGTGGATGCGGTGTCCTGGATGACCGGTGCCCGCATCAATTTTCAGACCCTGCGCATCGACAATTCCGTCGGCGACGGCTTCATCATCCAGAAGATATCGACCGGGGAAACCTATCAGGTCTCTTTGAAGCCCGGCGTATTCCCAGCGAAACAAGCCGACCTCGAGGCGCGTATCCGCGCCGCGCGCGCCGAAGGCAAGCCGGTCACTGCCACCGAAATCGCCGAACTGGAGCGCCAAGCGGACCGGTTGAGCCAGAAGATGCTCACGACGCCGCCATCGATTTTGCTGGATGTGCGCCCGCTGCCGAACTACCGGTTCGTGCCGATGGACTTGCTTGGTACACGAGGCGATATCGTCAACAAGAACATGCCCCGGTGAGGCCATGTTGGGGCGGTCAGTGAGCCATTTGACCAATATCTCGGAACCAGAAGGAGAAACCCCATGCTGTTCTGGATCATCTTATTCTGTTTGCTCGGCGGTATTGGCGGCGTGGTCGCGGCCTCTCGCGTTCTCGCCTTGCCGGAGGCGCTCCGGAAAAGCCTCCTGCCTTTGCTGCTGAGCTATGCCACCGGAACGCTCCTGGGCACCGCTTTTCTCGGTCTGCTTCCGGAGAGCCTGGAGCTGGCGAAACCGATGGCTGTCTCGACCACTGTCCTGGTGGGGATTCTGATATTTTTTCTCCTGGAGAAATGCGTCATCTCGCGCCATTGCCACGCCGAAGTCTGTGAGGTCCACGGACAGGCGGGTCCGCTCATTTTGATTGGCGATGCGCTGCACAATTTTGTCGACGGCTTCGTCATCGCAGCGGCTTTCCTGACCTCGTTTCCCTTGGGGGTGGCCGCGGCACTGGCCGTATTCGCCCATGAAGTTCCCCAGGAAGTGGGCGACTTCGCGATTCTGCTCGACAGCGGTTATTCCACGCGCAAGGCATTCCTCTATAACCTGTTGTCCGCCCTCGCCATCTTGCCTGGCGCGGTCGTTGCCTACGCGTCCTTGGCGGCGCTGCAGGCGGCCGTTCCTTACGTGCTGGCGCTCTCCGCGGCAAGCTTCATGTACATCGCGATGGCCGATCTCTTGCCCAGTCTGCACCGGTACGTGCCCTTGGCGGTGACCCGGCGGCAGCTTCTGTTGATGTTGGCCGGCATCGGCACCATCGCTTTTTTTCACCTGTTCGGTCTGGGTTAGATGCCGCGGGCTTTGCTGGGCCGTGGATACACTGCTCGAATTGCAAAATCTGACCTTGTCGCTGGGTCAGCGGCAGGTGCTCGGCGGGATCGGTCTGAGCATTGCGCGCGGCGACATCCATGCGCTCGTGGGTGCAAATGGTGCCGGCAAGAGCTGTCTGGCCTATGCCATCATGGGATGTGAGGGCTATCGCCCCCAACAGGGGACCATCCTGTTCGAAGGCCGGCGCATCGATGAACTGCCGATACAGGTGCGGGCGCGCCTCGGAATAACCTTAGCCTGGCAGGAGCCGGCGCGCTTCGAAGGACTGCGTGTCAGCGATTATCTGCACTTGGGTTCACCGCCGGGAGATCCGATCACGGCGCTGGAAGCGGTCGGCTTGTCGCCGACTGAATATCTTGACCGGCCCGTGGACAATACCCTGAGCGGCGGGGAGCGCAAGCGCATCGAACTTGCCGCGATCATTACCATGCGGCCCAAACTGGCGATACTCGATGAGCCCGCGGCAGGGATCGATCTGCTGTCGCTCGACGAGTTGGTCGCGGCCATTCAAGCGATGCAAAGTATCGGCAGCACGATTCTGCTGATCACCCACGTCGAGCAAGTTGCCGCCCACGCAGACCGCGCGTCACAGCTTTGCGGTGGTCAGATCGTCTGCCAAGGGGAAACGCAAGCCGTGATCGAAAACTACAAAGCGCGCCGCTGCCGTCGCTGCGATGGTGAGATCTGCCGCCATGTCTGATCTCGCTCCTCTCATCGATGCCTTCCGGCTGGCCGGTGAAGATCCCGGTCAGATTCTGGCCGAGGACACTGCACACCTTCTGGCCTATGACCATCAGATCGTCGGCCTCCAGTCCATTCCAGGAGTCGTGGTTTTCGCCAAAAACGAACGGAACGTGATCAAAGCGCAGATCACCATCGTAAAGGGATTCACTATAGCGCAGCCTATCCACCTCTGCTTCAGCCTGTTGGATCGCTTCGGCGGCCAGAATGTGGAGCTTGACCTGACCGTTCAGGCCGGGGCCAGTGCCGCCGTTTGGTCGCATTGCCTGTTCGCTCATGCCGAACGGGCCTTTCATGCCATGCAGGCACGGGTCCAGATCCAGGAAAACGCATCGCTCAACTATCAGGAATCCCACTACCACGGGATGTCCGGGGGTATCTCCGTGCGGCCCCGCGCAAGGATCGCGCTCGATAAAGACGCCCGCTACCGGTCTGATTTCTCGTTGCTGCTAGGACGGGTTGGTCTGCTGGACGTCGACTATGTTGTCGATGTCGGACCAGGGGCGGCTGCGGAACTCACCAGCCGGGTTTATGGCCATGTCGCTGACGAGATTCGCATGCGAGAACAGATGAACCTCGACGGCGAGCGTGCCCGCGGCCTCATTAAATCGAGAATCGCCGTCGAAGACGAAGCCAGCGCGCAGGTCCTCGGCATCATGCACGGCAATGCCGCCGGCGCCAGAGGCCATGTGGACTGCCTGGAAATCGTCAAAGGCCGGGGTGTAGTAAGCGCCATCCCCGAGGTTCGCGTTTCGCACCCACAAGCCAAGGTCACCCATGAGGCGGCTATCGGCAGCGTCGATCCGAAACAATTTGAGACCCTTCTGGCACGGGGCCTCGATCCGGATGAGGCCGTGGACCGAATCATCCTAGGCATACTCACTTGAAACCAAAAGATCCGCTTCGTGCATCCTTAGGCGACTAGACAGCCGCACCAATCGTGGAGAGACCCCCCAATGAATGATCTGAAAGAGGCAAAAGCCCGAGCCGCGATCCAGATATCCGAATACGCCGGCTTGGGAGGTTCAATCTTATGAATGCAGCGAAAAAACGCATCCTTATCGTCGGCGGCGTGGCCGGCGGCGCAACATGTGCGGCACGGGCGCGCCGCCTTTGCGAAACCTGCGAGATCCACGTATTCGAACGCGGCCCCCATGTCTCGTTCGCCAATTGCGGCTTGCCCTATTTCGTGGGTGACGTCATCCAATCGGAAACTGATCTCCTGGTAGCAAGCCCCGAGCTGTTCAAGCGCCGCTACAACATCGAGGTCCATACCGAAACGGAGGTCACCGGCATCGATCGGCATGCCCGACAGATCGAAGTTCGCGATCTCAGAACCGGCGCGGTGCGACGAGAGCCCTATGACGCTCTCGTCCTGGCGACCGGCGCGCAGCCGATCCGGCCGTCTCTGCCGGGTATCGACCTGCCCGGCATCCATGTACTACGCACCATCCCGGATAGCCGAAAGATCAAGGCTGCGGTCTCCCATGCTAAGCGGGCGGTCATGGTCGGCGGCGGCTTCATCGGCCTCGAAATGGCCGAGAACCTAGCCGGACTGGGACTTCAAGTCACCCTCCTGGAATTGGCCGACCAAGTGTTGCCGCCGCTCGATCCGGAAATGGCCGGCTACGCCGCCGAGCGGCTGAAAACTCGCGGGGTCAGCCTGAGACTAGGCGAACGCGTCGAGTCCTTCGATAAGCAGCCGGAGCATGGACTGAACGTTCACACATCGAAGGGCGAAACCATCGCCGCCGATCTGGTCATCCTGGGAATCGGCGTGCGACCGGAATCAGGGCTGGCGGAGGCCGCCGGCTTGGAACTGGGCGCCCTTGGCGGGATTCGGGTGGATGAGTACATGCGGACCAACGATGCCGCCATCTGGGCCGTCGGTGACGTCGTCGAAGTAAAAAATCGGGTGACGGGGGATTGGCAACTGGTCCCCTTGGCAGGGCCCGCCAACCGTCAGGGGCGGGTCGCGGCCACCGCTATTCTTCACCATTTCGAATACGGCGATAGTACACCGCCTCCCTTGAAATTCGAGGGGGTGCTCGGAACCGCGGTGTGCGAAGTGTTTGGTCTGACGATCGCCTGTACCGGCGCCAGCGAGAAAGCGCTGCGGCGGGTCGTCATGGATTACGAAAAGGTTTACCTGCATCCCGGCCACCATGCGACTTATTTTCCGGGTGCCAAGCCGATTCACATCAAATTGTTGTTCTCCAAAACGGATGGTCGGATCCTGGGTGCGCAAGCCGTAGGCGAACTGGATGTCGCGCGACGCATCGATGTCATCGCTACGGCCATGAGGCAGGGTGCAACCGTGTTCGATTTGGAGGACCTGGAACTTTGCTACGCGCCGCAGTTCGGCGCCGCCAAGGATCCTGTCAATGTCGCCGGCATGATCGCCGCCAACCATTTGCGCGGCAGTCTGCCGCTCGCAGATTGGGATGAGTTGGCAAAAACCTCGGCTTTGCTGGTGGACGTCCGCAGCGAGGCGGAGTTTGCCGGTGGCCACATTCCGAACGCACACAACCTTCCTCTCGAAATTTTGCGCGACCGGCTTCACGAATTGCCGCAGGATAGGGAAATCTGGCTGGTCTGTGGTGTCGGGCAACGCGCCTACTACGCGATGCGCGTTTTAATGCAAGAAGGCTTCAGGGTGAAAATACTTTCCGGCGGCATGCAAACCTACAAAGCATGGACTCGGGCCTTTGATTGATCGCGCTTTTATGGGCTCCCGTGGACTTTTTGAGGAGGACTGTCGC from Methylococcus geothermalis encodes:
- a CDS encoding SufB/SufD family protein codes for the protein MSDLAPLIDAFRLAGEDPGQILAEDTAHLLAYDHQIVGLQSIPGVVVFAKNERNVIKAQITIVKGFTIAQPIHLCFSLLDRFGGQNVELDLTVQAGASAAVWSHCLFAHAERAFHAMQARVQIQENASLNYQESHYHGMSGGISVRPRARIALDKDARYRSDFSLLLGRVGLLDVDYVVDVGPGAAAELTSRVYGHVADEIRMREQMNLDGERARGLIKSRIAVEDEASAQVLGIMHGNAAGARGHVDCLEIVKGRGVVSAIPEVRVSHPQAKVTHEAAIGSVDPKQFETLLARGLDPDEAVDRIILGILT
- a CDS encoding ZIP family metal transporter; this translates as MLFWIILFCLLGGIGGVVAASRVLALPEALRKSLLPLLLSYATGTLLGTAFLGLLPESLELAKPMAVSTTVLVGILIFFLLEKCVISRHCHAEVCEVHGQAGPLILIGDALHNFVDGFVIAAAFLTSFPLGVAAALAVFAHEVPQEVGDFAILLDSGYSTRKAFLYNLLSALAILPGAVVAYASLAALQAAVPYVLALSAASFMYIAMADLLPSLHRYVPLAVTRRQLLLMLAGIGTIAFFHLFGLG
- a CDS encoding FAD-dependent oxidoreductase, giving the protein MAGGATCAARARRLCETCEIHVFERGPHVSFANCGLPYFVGDVIQSETDLLVASPELFKRRYNIEVHTETEVTGIDRHARQIEVRDLRTGAVRREPYDALVLATGAQPIRPSLPGIDLPGIHVLRTIPDSRKIKAAVSHAKRAVMVGGGFIGLEMAENLAGLGLQVTLLELADQVLPPLDPEMAGYAAERLKTRGVSLRLGERVESFDKQPEHGLNVHTSKGETIAADLVILGIGVRPESGLAEAAGLELGALGGIRVDEYMRTNDAAIWAVGDVVEVKNRVTGDWQLVPLAGPANRQGRVAATAILHHFEYGDSTPPPLKFEGVLGTAVCEVFGLTIACTGASEKALRRVVMDYEKVYLHPGHHATYFPGAKPIHIKLLFSKTDGRILGAQAVGELDVARRIDVIATAMRQGATVFDLEDLELCYAPQFGAAKDPVNVAGMIAANHLRGSLPLADWDELAKTSALLVDVRSEAEFAGGHIPNAHNLPLEILRDRLHELPQDREIWLVCGVGQRAYYAMRVLMQEGFRVKILSGGMQTYKAWTRAFD
- a CDS encoding ATP-binding cassette domain-containing protein, which gives rise to MDTLLELQNLTLSLGQRQVLGGIGLSIARGDIHALVGANGAGKSCLAYAIMGCEGYRPQQGTILFEGRRIDELPIQVRARLGITLAWQEPARFEGLRVSDYLHLGSPPGDPITALEAVGLSPTEYLDRPVDNTLSGGERKRIELAAIITMRPKLAILDEPAAGIDLLSLDELVAAIQAMQSIGSTILLITHVEQVAAHADRASQLCGGQIVCQGETQAVIENYKARRCRRCDGEICRHV
- a CDS encoding formylmethanofuran dehydrogenase subunit E family protein, with product MYNQAIRVRDTDSALGRYSLKTKEIGLKDLARMHGHLCDGLVIAFVEIKAVFERLFPEGVVDRTDLRAVSKNGPCWVDAVSWMTGARINFQTLRIDNSVGDGFIIQKISTGETYQVSLKPGVFPAKQADLEARIRAARAEGKPVTATEIAELERQADRLSQKMLTTPPSILLDVRPLPNYRFVPMDLLGTRGDIVNKNMPR